From the Phycisphaeraceae bacterium genome, one window contains:
- a CDS encoding prepilin-type N-terminal cleavage/methylation domain-containing protein, whose product MSQPTPRRTHGFTLIELLVVISIIALLIGILLPALGAARNTARNMGCLSNNRQLVIALYAYAVDNDSSFPDNTAGGTISWYDLERLGQYLPGELESDANQTIVGGAMVCPSDRGPQGTDAQSNDMEIGRSYAMNIFGTARAAALMGGISGTSEDAVVQAGMNFNADSNNASSVMLISEAWSEDFEGERATTRSTIGEEAGYAIPWSGIVNGSQRIPGAMGLRWVGFDGFSVGNFQGWSGIATATELDWTRHGGNNDPSTVTPGASINIGYADGHGASKAAGSLVTEVRGGTPASTFDAMWTPVDKTLEGN is encoded by the coding sequence ATGTCACAGCCCACCCCACGCCGCACCCACGGCTTCACCCTCATCGAACTTCTGGTGGTCATCTCCATCATCGCACTCCTCATCGGCATACTCCTGCCAGCGCTTGGCGCAGCACGCAACACCGCGAGAAACATGGGATGCCTCAGCAACAACCGACAACTTGTGATCGCGCTCTACGCCTACGCTGTAGATAACGACTCATCCTTCCCGGACAATACCGCTGGCGGCACCATCTCTTGGTATGACCTGGAACGCCTTGGACAATACCTGCCCGGAGAACTTGAGAGTGACGCCAATCAGACGATTGTTGGCGGAGCCATGGTCTGCCCAAGCGATCGCGGTCCCCAAGGAACCGATGCCCAAAGCAACGACATGGAAATCGGACGCTCCTATGCTATGAATATTTTTGGAACCGCAAGGGCAGCCGCACTGATGGGCGGGATCAGCGGAACCTCCGAAGATGCCGTTGTACAAGCAGGAATGAACTTCAACGCAGACAGCAACAATGCCAGCAGCGTCATGCTGATTTCAGAAGCCTGGTCCGAAGACTTTGAAGGTGAACGTGCAACCACACGCTCCACCATCGGCGAAGAAGCTGGCTACGCCATTCCATGGAGTGGTATCGTCAACGGTTCACAACGTATCCCAGGGGCCATGGGGCTCAGATGGGTCGGCTTCGACGGATTTAGTGTCGGCAACTTCCAAGGCTGGAGTGGTATAGCCACAGCAACAGAACTCGACTGGACCCGTCACGGGGGCAACAATGATCCCTCGACCGTGACGCCCGGAGCCAGCATCAACATCGGCTATGCCGATGGTCATGGGGCCTCGAAAGCTGCTGGTAGCCTGGTCACCGAAGTCAGAGGCGGAACACCAGCCAGTACCTTCGATGCCATGTGGACCCCCGTCGATAAGACGCTCGAAGGCAACTAA
- a CDS encoding family 10 glycosylhydrolase: MRSMMKWTVGGVVGLVLSMGSGSLAAPPELRGTWMTTTANEAIANPANTAESMKRLRAIGLNTVYVETWKNGYTQYPSQVLMDTIGVDRRPALMPADPSDPPERIREAGRDLLQETLIEAHRNQLIYIAWFEYGFMAAYKDTNNHLRRRKPEWLTQTRDGELVSDQNPFVWMNPLHPEVRDFLMAIMLEAVDNYDLDGVQLDDRIAWPVTMGYDPYTVEQYKLEHNGAKPPADARDPDWVRWRAEKVGDFAERFYKELKQKRPHLIVSISPAIYPWSLENYACDWRTWSRRGWMDEYLPQIYRFNYETYLRDWPAQMDAAGPNRLMDLVSGIRVVGEGDDTTWPEMVQKMTLPRETGAGGHCHWFSRGVLDVYEQELTAFYDVANQGHAPHPKLGTTWRPAPIEAVADEVDLNAWSVTVEQPGQYRVIAHDGETWGVVKSRFFYAGEHRLVIKDAAKVELLVDRR; encoded by the coding sequence ATGCGTTCGATGATGAAATGGACTGTTGGGGGTGTTGTCGGCCTGGTGCTGTCGATGGGGAGTGGGTCGCTGGCGGCCCCGCCTGAGCTGCGGGGGACATGGATGACGACGACGGCGAACGAGGCGATCGCGAATCCGGCGAACACGGCGGAGAGCATGAAGCGGCTCCGGGCGATCGGGCTCAACACCGTGTACGTCGAGACGTGGAAGAACGGGTACACGCAGTACCCGTCGCAGGTCTTGATGGACACGATCGGCGTGGATCGTCGGCCGGCGCTGATGCCGGCGGACCCGAGCGATCCACCCGAGCGGATTCGGGAGGCGGGGCGTGACTTGTTGCAGGAGACGCTGATCGAGGCGCACCGGAATCAGTTGATCTACATCGCGTGGTTCGAGTACGGCTTCATGGCGGCGTACAAGGACACGAACAATCATCTCCGGCGGAGGAAGCCGGAGTGGTTGACGCAGACCAGAGATGGGGAGCTGGTGTCGGATCAGAACCCGTTTGTGTGGATGAACCCGCTGCACCCCGAGGTGCGTGATTTCTTGATGGCGATCATGCTGGAGGCGGTGGACAACTACGACCTCGATGGGGTGCAACTGGATGACCGGATCGCGTGGCCGGTGACGATGGGTTACGACCCGTACACGGTCGAGCAGTACAAGCTGGAGCACAATGGCGCGAAGCCGCCTGCGGATGCGCGGGACCCGGACTGGGTGCGTTGGCGTGCGGAGAAGGTGGGCGATTTCGCCGAGCGGTTCTATAAAGAACTCAAGCAGAAGCGCCCGCACCTGATCGTGTCGATCAGCCCCGCGATCTATCCCTGGAGTCTGGAGAACTACGCGTGCGATTGGCGGACGTGGTCACGGCGGGGGTGGATGGACGAGTATCTCCCGCAGATTTACCGGTTCAACTACGAGACGTACCTGCGGGACTGGCCGGCGCAGATGGATGCGGCGGGCCCTAATCGGTTGATGGACCTGGTGTCGGGGATCCGGGTGGTGGGTGAAGGGGATGACACGACGTGGCCCGAGATGGTGCAGAAGATGACGCTGCCTCGCGAGACGGGCGCGGGCGGGCACTGCCACTGGTTTAGCCGAGGCGTGCTGGACGTGTATGAGCAGGAGCTGACGGCGTTTTACGATGTGGCGAATCAGGGTCACGCGCCGCATCCGAAGCTGGGGACGACGTGGCGTCCTGCACCGATCGAAGCCGTGGCGGATGAGGTCGACCTGAATGCCTGGTCGGTGACGGTGGAGCAGCCGGGGCAATACCGGGTGATCGCGCATGATGGTGAGACGTGGGGTGTGGTCAAGAGCCGGTTCTTCTATGCCGGTGAGCACCGGCTCGTGATCAAGGACGCGGCGAAGGTGGAGTTGCTGGTGGATCGGCGGTAG
- a CDS encoding GNAT family N-acetyltransferase, with translation MPDMLVKLYELPPHEKLLEDLRAAGVMVRRASAHEKRHVLRFAKEEFHPGWADESDVAFTRNPISCFIAVENESVIGFACYDVTRKSYFGPTAVLDTAQGRGIGKALLLAALWALWHEGYAYAIIGGAGPTGFYEKHCNAVTIPGSSPGIYGNKIRSELDPPVA, from the coding sequence ATGCCCGACATGCTCGTCAAACTCTACGAACTCCCCCCGCACGAGAAACTCCTCGAAGACCTCCGCGCGGCGGGTGTCATGGTCCGTCGAGCCTCTGCTCACGAAAAACGCCACGTCCTGCGCTTCGCCAAAGAAGAGTTCCACCCCGGCTGGGCCGACGAGAGCGATGTCGCCTTCACCCGCAACCCCATCAGCTGCTTCATCGCTGTCGAGAACGAGTCCGTCATCGGCTTCGCCTGCTACGACGTCACCCGAAAGAGCTACTTCGGCCCCACCGCTGTCCTCGACACCGCTCAGGGCCGCGGCATTGGCAAAGCCCTGCTCCTTGCTGCCCTCTGGGCCCTCTGGCACGAGGGCTACGCCTACGCCATCATCGGTGGCGCAGGCCCCACCGGCTTCTACGAAAAACACTGCAACGCCGTCACCATCCCGGGATCATCGCCGGGGATCTATGGGAACAAGATTCGGAGTGAGTTGGACCCGCCTGTAGCATGA
- a CDS encoding phosphodiester glycosidase family protein: protein MGTTTSILSLTTLAITLLITAGCQQAPVVQPAPEPIPEPKTDSIRVSPYSAQTPDGPIRGYLAWIDLSDPALDVTVTAPLPEDHPGNPAAEASNLPTNTWAQNNNLILATNANFYGFLKEGGTDLIGLSVSEGTVVSPPRISDNGPDPAIAFTHDSKVIIANLGPAQLPFIEDAVAGVGGSETSSNQLGTLLVTNGQNTGHTARVQPTNRHPRTAAGVDASGSTLILAVIDGRREGWSVGVTLPELADIMIDAGAIDAVNLDGGGSSSFYFDRAAWLGTDEPPVTNLPSDAKGWRAVANHLGVRILPRNNTP from the coding sequence ATGGGCACGACGACAAGCATCCTGAGCCTGACCACCTTGGCGATCACCCTGCTGATCACCGCTGGCTGTCAACAAGCCCCCGTCGTCCAACCCGCCCCCGAGCCCATCCCCGAACCCAAAACCGATTCGATACGGGTCTCCCCTTACTCAGCACAAACCCCCGACGGCCCCATCCGCGGTTACCTCGCCTGGATCGACCTCTCCGACCCCGCACTCGATGTCACCGTTACCGCCCCTCTCCCCGAAGATCACCCCGGCAACCCCGCCGCCGAAGCCTCCAACCTCCCGACCAACACCTGGGCCCAGAACAACAACCTCATCCTCGCCACCAACGCCAACTTCTACGGCTTCCTCAAAGAAGGCGGAACCGATCTCATTGGCCTCTCCGTCTCAGAAGGCACCGTCGTCTCGCCCCCTCGAATCTCCGACAACGGACCCGACCCCGCCATCGCCTTCACCCATGACAGCAAAGTCATCATCGCCAACCTCGGACCCGCTCAACTCCCCTTCATCGAAGACGCCGTCGCTGGCGTAGGCGGGTCCGAAACATCTTCCAACCAACTCGGCACCCTCCTCGTAACCAACGGACAAAACACCGGCCACACGGCACGCGTACAGCCCACCAACCGACACCCACGCACCGCCGCCGGCGTCGATGCCTCCGGCTCCACCCTTATCCTCGCCGTCATCGACGGACGCCGCGAAGGCTGGTCCGTAGGCGTTACCCTCCCCGAACTCGCCGACATCATGATCGACGCAGGTGCCATCGATGCCGTTAACCTAGATGGCGGCGGCTCCTCCTCCTTCTACTTTGACCGTGCCGCATGGCTCGGAACCGATGAGCCGCCCGTCACCAACCTCCCCAGTGACGCCAAAGGCTGGCGCGCCGTGGCCAACCACCTGGGCGTCCGCATCCTGCCCCGCAACAACACACCCTGA
- a CDS encoding DUF1559 domain-containing protein, which yields MLHFVSCDSAGVSCRFMKSAVDRQRSGFTLIELLVVISIIALLIGILLPALGSARESARSIVCASNQRQLGIGMYSYSASSNGYIPPSYVYADQTWNGQGNGSPSWTWNNQFGSTSNRSVSVIHWSWTLVGGGSTGAESFTCPTLEDGGWQPTNPGAGEAQDEAFDTGLVDYQVSRLAFTANEGIMPRNKFSPSEVSSAGRLTRLVRDVELYAPSEEILATEFINRLEAMQDDTEGLGTIKSHRPVTAIQTPQGHPLNTPEQTIGTPARRGILEVRSQSSNASNDYGLTPYEDLINTNAGVGVLGDEGGINGVGRHHGGGGGQVGAEGSTNFLFSDGHYERLTVRESIENRLWGRKFYSMTGANDIVYLD from the coding sequence ATGCTCCATTTTGTGTCCTGTGATTCGGCTGGCGTGTCGTGTCGGTTTATGAAGTCGGCGGTGGATCGTCAGCGAAGTGGTTTTACGCTGATTGAGTTGTTGGTGGTGATTTCGATTATCGCGTTACTGATCGGGATTCTGTTGCCTGCGTTGGGGTCGGCGCGGGAGAGTGCGCGGTCGATTGTGTGTGCGTCGAATCAGCGTCAGCTTGGTATCGGGATGTACAGCTACTCGGCGTCGAGTAATGGTTACATCCCGCCTTCTTATGTTTACGCGGATCAGACGTGGAACGGGCAGGGTAATGGTTCGCCGAGCTGGACCTGGAATAATCAGTTTGGCAGCACGTCGAATCGATCTGTGAGTGTCATCCACTGGTCATGGACTCTTGTGGGTGGCGGGAGCACCGGGGCTGAGTCGTTTACGTGCCCGACGTTGGAGGATGGCGGGTGGCAGCCGACGAATCCGGGCGCTGGTGAGGCTCAGGATGAGGCTTTTGACACGGGGCTTGTTGATTACCAGGTCAGTCGTCTGGCGTTCACGGCCAACGAGGGGATCATGCCGAGGAATAAGTTTTCGCCGAGTGAAGTCAGCTCGGCGGGTCGACTCACCAGGCTGGTGCGGGATGTTGAGTTGTATGCCCCATCGGAGGAGATTCTGGCGACTGAGTTCATCAATCGTCTTGAGGCGATGCAGGATGACACGGAGGGCTTGGGCACCATCAAGTCGCACCGCCCTGTGACGGCGATTCAGACTCCGCAGGGGCATCCCCTGAACACACCGGAGCAGACGATCGGCACGCCTGCGAGGCGAGGGATTCTGGAAGTTCGGTCTCAGAGTTCTAATGCTTCGAATGATTACGGGCTGACGCCTTACGAGGACCTGATCAATACGAATGCTGGTGTTGGTGTGTTGGGTGATGAGGGCGGGATCAACGGTGTTGGTCGTCATCACGGAGGGGGTGGTGGTCAGGTTGGTGCTGAGGGCAGCACGAACTTCCTGTTTTCGGATGGCCACTATGAGCGGCTGACGGTTCGGGAATCGATTGAGAACCGTCTGTGGGGCCGGAAGTTCTACAGCATGACGGGGGCGAATGACATCGTGTACCTCGACTGA
- a CDS encoding N-acetylmuramoyl-L-alanine amidase → MPAVKTALTLLALILVAIIGTVACQTQPENPTPPAVTAPPAFGEPGWQPAPLEEAMARLQHREEWSPDGEHLNFPRHPAEKYLEGMVIVLDPGHGGAADRAGYKRGPTGVREAEMNLRTSLLLRELLEQAGVIVHMTRETERSDIADDSMDGTLQRRADLANTIERPDGTLGADLFLSIHHNASSRPDANFTSIWYHGHVDWAEVELDLARHIAFNTFRTMRTSEVGLTSPLLSDQLMYNAGFAVLRYSRVPAILTELSFFSNPTEEQRLRDANYNLKAAYGIYLGLVDHAYSGQPTQSTPVATAEDNEMTITTTLDDGMPGWWGSDRQRTLSTTIRVLVDGTPIPHTFDPETKQLTASLLLPDGDLEARTISIHHANYHKQHNYPQRFGLAFIAEDDGTIMTGVTPIGRPRYEPPAEPDEQ, encoded by the coding sequence ATGCCCGCCGTCAAAACAGCACTCACCCTCCTCGCCTTGATCCTCGTCGCCATCATCGGCACGGTCGCCTGCCAGACTCAGCCCGAAAACCCGACACCACCTGCGGTCACAGCACCCCCTGCCTTCGGCGAGCCCGGCTGGCAACCCGCGCCCCTCGAAGAGGCCATGGCCCGCCTCCAACACCGCGAAGAATGGTCACCCGATGGCGAACACCTCAACTTCCCGCGTCACCCCGCTGAGAAATACCTCGAAGGCATGGTCATCGTCCTCGACCCCGGCCATGGCGGGGCCGCCGACCGCGCCGGCTACAAACGCGGGCCGACCGGCGTCCGCGAAGCCGAGATGAACCTCCGCACCAGCCTCCTGCTCCGCGAACTCCTCGAGCAAGCCGGCGTCATCGTTCACATGACCCGCGAAACCGAACGCTCCGACATCGCCGACGACTCCATGGACGGAACCCTCCAGCGACGCGCCGACCTCGCCAACACCATCGAACGACCCGACGGAACCCTCGGTGCCGACCTCTTCCTCTCCATCCACCACAACGCCAGCTCAAGACCCGACGCCAACTTCACCTCCATCTGGTACCACGGACACGTCGATTGGGCCGAAGTCGAACTCGACCTCGCCCGACACATCGCTTTCAACACCTTCCGCACCATGCGCACCTCTGAAGTCGGGCTTACTTCTCCCCTCCTCTCCGACCAGCTCATGTACAACGCCGGCTTCGCCGTCCTCCGATACTCCCGCGTCCCCGCCATCCTCACCGAACTCTCCTTCTTCTCCAACCCCACCGAAGAACAACGACTCCGCGACGCGAACTACAACCTCAAAGCCGCCTACGGCATCTACCTCGGCCTCGTCGACCATGCCTACAGCGGGCAACCCACCCAATCCACCCCCGTCGCCACCGCCGAAGACAACGAGATGACCATCACCACCACCCTCGACGACGGCATGCCCGGCTGGTGGGGCTCCGACCGACAACGCACCCTCTCCACCACCATCCGCGTCCTCGTCGATGGCACCCCCATCCCCCACACCTTCGACCCCGAAACCAAACAACTCACCGCCAGCCTCCTGTTACCCGATGGCGACCTCGAAGCCCGAACCATCAGTATCCACCACGCCAACTACCACAAACAGCACAACTACCCTCAACGCTTCGGCCTCGCCTTCATCGCCGAAGACGACGGAACCATCATGACAGGCGTCACCCCCATCGGACGACCCCGCTACGAACCGCCAGCGGAGCCCGACGAACAATGA
- a CDS encoding serine hydrolase yields MTSPRNPEAPWLDLPDVAQPVELVNANVSIDDLVDLPVGSALTLARITPDGQLRTTRWRDTGRLGFYPASSIKWATVALTLGLIDQHGWGLDTVIQIGDDPALSLRRLMASTIILSSNTGFCTLHELVGTRETHQAMQRWGIHDSVVRRHFRRPTYTHSREIKVYNNGRHTQTLEARPPFDAPDPPIHTQPTSGGKGKSNWYTTDDLTRLAAATLAGTTRQTRFFNHFANWLALTNHCYVADGLAEVTASEPARPPFIVLNKPGWWPGSGSVLELGYIHDVNRQADYAFAMYHEGTLKDAHRNTKQAFASIFRAIHQHRLDL; encoded by the coding sequence ATGACCAGCCCGCGCAACCCAGAAGCACCGTGGCTCGACCTCCCCGATGTCGCCCAACCCGTCGAGCTCGTCAACGCCAACGTCTCCATCGATGACCTCGTCGATCTCCCCGTAGGCTCAGCCCTCACCCTCGCGCGCATCACACCCGACGGCCAACTCCGCACCACCCGCTGGCGCGACACCGGCCGCCTCGGCTTCTACCCCGCCTCGTCCATCAAGTGGGCCACCGTCGCCCTCACTCTCGGACTCATTGACCAACATGGCTGGGGCCTCGACACCGTCATCCAGATAGGCGACGACCCCGCCCTCTCCCTCCGCCGCCTCATGGCCTCCACCATCATCCTCTCCTCCAACACCGGCTTCTGCACTCTTCACGAACTCGTCGGCACCCGCGAGACCCACCAGGCCATGCAACGCTGGGGCATCCACGACTCTGTCGTCCGCCGACACTTCAGACGCCCCACCTACACCCACAGCCGCGAGATCAAGGTCTACAACAACGGTCGGCACACCCAGACCCTCGAAGCGCGCCCACCCTTCGACGCCCCCGACCCCCCGATCCACACCCAGCCCACCTCAGGCGGTAAAGGCAAGTCCAACTGGTACACCACCGATGACCTGACCCGACTCGCCGCCGCCACCCTCGCCGGAACCACACGCCAGACCCGCTTCTTCAACCACTTCGCCAACTGGCTCGCGCTGACCAACCACTGCTACGTCGCCGATGGCCTCGCCGAAGTCACCGCCAGCGAGCCCGCACGCCCCCCCTTCATCGTCCTCAACAAACCCGGCTGGTGGCCCGGCTCCGGCTCCGTCCTCGAACTCGGCTACATCCACGATGTCAACCGACAAGCCGACTACGCCTTCGCCATGTACCACGAGGGCACCCTCAAGGACGCCCACCGCAACACCAAGCAGGCCTTTGCCTCGATCTTCCGGGCCATCCACCAGCACCGCCTCGACCTCTGA
- a CDS encoding ROK family protein, whose amino-acid sequence MATLGIDIGGTSTKLALLQDDQPPHTLRTDTYREPSNNQLANAIRDTIAQLPKASIDRVGVCVPGPLSNDGTLEAAANLPHLINQNIPRWIQTTTPTATHIIACTDAIAAAIADHREHPTSGRSLYLSIGTGVGGAVLDAGIPLIIARGTPGHLGHIDVSGGQPDAPITPGAGRGALEAYIGARGLRDDGVPLDTPEQLNAAQTHPRVLDGIDALARGLRIFLAIFRPNEIVFMGGVAPLIEHHLDRILNHTHTDLTPAAPKDFTVRFTQVGRFAAAIGAATHANQ is encoded by the coding sequence GTGGCCACTCTGGGCATCGACATCGGCGGAACCTCCACCAAACTCGCCCTCCTCCAGGACGACCAGCCCCCCCACACCCTGCGCACCGATACCTACCGCGAACCCTCCAACAACCAACTCGCTAACGCCATCCGCGACACCATCGCACAACTCCCCAAAGCATCTATCGACCGCGTCGGCGTCTGTGTCCCCGGTCCCCTCAGCAACGACGGCACCCTCGAAGCCGCCGCCAACCTCCCACACCTCATCAACCAGAACATCCCCCGCTGGATCCAGACCACAACCCCCACCGCCACCCACATCATCGCCTGCACCGACGCCATCGCCGCCGCCATCGCCGACCACCGCGAACACCCCACCTCCGGCCGATCCCTCTACCTCTCCATCGGCACTGGCGTAGGCGGGGCCGTCCTCGACGCCGGCATCCCCCTCATCATTGCTCGCGGAACACCCGGACACCTCGGACACATCGACGTCTCAGGCGGACAACCCGACGCACCCATCACCCCAGGTGCCGGCCGCGGCGCACTCGAAGCCTACATCGGCGCCCGAGGACTCCGCGACGACGGCGTCCCACTCGATACCCCCGAACAACTCAATGCAGCACAAACGCACCCCAGAGTCCTCGATGGCATCGACGCCCTCGCCCGCGGGCTCCGCATCTTCCTCGCCATCTTCCGTCCCAACGAAATCGTCTTCATGGGCGGAGTCGCCCCCCTCATCGAACACCACCTCGACCGAATCCTCAACCACACCCACACCGACCTCACCCCCGCCGCGCCCAAAGACTTCACAGTTCGCTTCACCCAGGTCGGCCGCTTCGCCGCAGCCATTGGCGCCGCCACCCACGCCAACCAGTAA
- a CDS encoding GntR family transcriptional regulator, producing the protein MNEEAQLKPVKPQQGRPLYETVKEAVIAAIDSGVFKAGERIPSTKELSQQLSVSLVTAHRALQDLVTIGILDRRQGRGTFVIDRKDRPRQLRRIGVLFSEQASIADFYHSQILEGIRQRADDCLIEPTILPWGTRQPPNCKGFLLINPQEEQVRRLTSEIDGRAPLLVIGAKSAVSSIASVGIDNHDVSRQAVEYLHHLGHTRIGYIGGMTDLSDTRDRRRGFEEICQRLDIDTDNTLLLEADSWRLSADEKSRLTDMLNAEDRPTAVFAAGYYLALDLYEVAARAGLAVPEQLSVVAVDDPPSAEHLSPRLTTIHQPLVDLGRVAVDTMVRLLDGGATPTVADTVLRTHLIARDSAANAPSQG; encoded by the coding sequence TTGAACGAAGAAGCCCAACTCAAACCCGTCAAGCCCCAACAAGGCCGACCCCTCTACGAAACCGTCAAAGAGGCCGTCATCGCCGCGATCGACTCCGGGGTCTTCAAAGCCGGTGAACGCATCCCCTCCACCAAAGAGCTCAGCCAGCAACTCTCCGTCTCCCTCGTCACCGCCCACCGCGCCCTCCAGGACCTCGTCACCATCGGCATCCTCGACCGCCGACAGGGACGCGGAACCTTCGTCATCGACCGAAAAGATCGACCCCGGCAGCTCCGACGCATCGGCGTCCTCTTCTCCGAACAGGCCTCCATCGCCGATTTCTACCACTCGCAAATCCTCGAAGGCATCCGCCAACGCGCCGACGACTGCCTCATCGAACCCACCATCCTCCCCTGGGGAACCCGCCAACCCCCCAACTGCAAGGGCTTTCTCCTCATCAACCCACAGGAAGAACAAGTCCGACGACTCACCTCAGAAATCGACGGCAGAGCCCCCCTGCTCGTCATCGGCGCCAAGTCCGCCGTCTCTTCCATCGCCTCCGTCGGCATCGACAACCACGACGTCAGCCGCCAGGCCGTCGAATACCTCCACCACCTGGGACACACCCGCATCGGCTACATAGGCGGAATGACCGACCTCTCCGACACCCGCGACCGACGCCGCGGATTCGAGGAAATCTGTCAACGCCTCGACATCGACACCGACAACACCCTCCTCCTCGAAGCCGACTCCTGGCGGCTCTCCGCCGACGAAAAATCACGCCTCACCGACATGCTCAACGCTGAGGACCGGCCCACCGCCGTCTTCGCCGCCGGCTACTACCTCGCTCTCGACCTCTACGAAGTCGCCGCCCGCGCCGGACTCGCCGTCCCCGAGCAACTCTCCGTCGTCGCCGTCGATGACCCCCCCTCCGCCGAACACCTCTCCCCACGACTCACCACCATCCACCAGCCCCTCGTCGACCTCGGCCGTGTCGCCGTCGACACCATGGTCCGACTCCTCGATGGCGGGGCCACCCCCACCGTCGCCGACACCGTCCTGCGAACCCACCTCATCGCCCGAGACTCCGCAGCCAACGCACCCTCTCAGGGTTAA
- a CDS encoding M15 family metallopeptidase — MSTLGQPDFTPVRPIAEVMAEALRATPPAEEGPLNTPDLVELRSLFPSLHYGSRCATDHDFTTFGYFPITKAFAQRTLAKALAKAIKTLTAQNFGVIVHDAYRPWHLTYVFWHVTAEEHHNFVANPARGSMHNRGLAVDLSLYDLKTNQPLAMPSEVDELSERAFTNYNEPDPEKRHRRDALQNAMTDAGFESLIDEWWHFAFRTNPPYPIMNTPIEAIKVS, encoded by the coding sequence GTGAGCACCCTCGGCCAACCCGACTTCACCCCCGTCCGACCCATCGCCGAGGTGATGGCCGAAGCCCTCCGCGCCACCCCACCCGCTGAAGAAGGCCCACTCAACACACCCGACCTCGTCGAACTCCGCAGCCTCTTCCCCTCACTCCACTACGGCAGCCGCTGCGCCACCGATCACGACTTCACCACCTTCGGCTACTTCCCCATCACCAAAGCCTTCGCCCAACGCACCCTCGCCAAAGCACTCGCCAAAGCCATCAAAACCCTCACCGCCCAAAACTTCGGCGTCATCGTCCACGACGCCTACCGACCCTGGCACCTCACCTACGTCTTCTGGCACGTGACCGCCGAAGAACACCACAACTTCGTCGCCAACCCCGCCCGCGGCTCTATGCACAACCGCGGACTCGCCGTCGACCTCTCCCTCTACGACCTCAAGACCAACCAACCCCTCGCCATGCCCTCCGAAGTCGATGAACTCTCCGAAAGAGCCTTCACCAACTACAACGAACCCGATCCCGAAAAACGACACCGCCGCGATGCCCTCCAGAACGCCATGACCGACGCCGGATTCGAATCCCTCATCGACGAATGGTGGCACTTCGCCTTCCGAACCAACCCACCCTACCCCATCATGAACACGCCCATCGAGGCCATCAAGGTATCCTGA